The following coding sequences are from one Odocoileus virginianus isolate 20LAN1187 ecotype Illinois chromosome 7, Ovbor_1.2, whole genome shotgun sequence window:
- the CALHM3 gene encoding calcium homeostasis modulator protein 3, which yields MDKFRTLFQHFQSSSESVMNGICLLLAMVTVKLYSSFDFNCPCLARYNALYGLGLLFTPPIALFLCGLLANRQSVVMVEEWRRPAGHRRKDPGIIRYMCSSVLQRALAAPLVWILLALLDGKCFVCAFSSSVDPEKFLDFANMTPSQVQLFLAKVPCKEDELVRNSPARKAVSRYLRCLSQAIGWSLTLLLIVLAFLARCLRPCFDQTIFLQRRYWSNYVDLEQKLFDETCCEHARDFAHRCVLHFFASMQGEMRARGLRRDSACRGPETAEKPEPPEGLDGGSGKAHLRAVSSQEQVDHLLSTWYSSKPPLDLTASSGLWGGGLSHRAPTVVPGTRASPHTNV from the exons ATGGATAAATTCCGCACGCTGTTCCAGCACTTCCAGTCCAGCTCCGAGTCGGTGATGAACGGCATCTGCCTGCTGCTGGCCATGGTCACCGTCAAGCTGTACTCCTCGTTCGACTTCAACTGCCCCTGCCTGGCGCGCTACAATGCCCTCTACGGACTGGGCCTGCTGTTCACGCCCCCGATCGCCCTGTTCCTCTGCGGCCTCCTGGCCAACCGGCAGTCCGTGGTGATGGTGGAAGAGTGGCGCCGGCCTGCCGGGCACCGGAGGAAGGACCCGGGCATCATCAG GTACATGTGTTCCTCTGTACTGCAGAGAGCGCTGGCCGCCCCCCTCGTCTGGATCCTGCTGGCCCTCCTCGACGGGAAGTGCTTCGTGTGCGCGTTCAGCAGCTCCGTGGACCCCGAGAAGTTTCTAGACTTTGCCAACATGACCCCCAGTCAGGTGCAGCTCTTTCTGGCCAAGGTGCCCTGCAAGGAGGACGAGCTGGTCAGGAACAGCCCCGCTCGGAAGGCGGTGTCTCGCTACCTGCGGTGCCTGTCACAG GCCATTGGCTGGAGTCTCACCCTGCTGCTGATCGTCCTGGCCTTCCTGGCCCGCTGCTTGAGGCCCTGCTTCGACCAGACAATTTTCCTGCAGCGCAGATACTGGAGCAACTACGTGGACCTGGAGCAGAAGCTCTTCGACGAGACGTGCTGTGAGCATGCGCGGGACTTTGCGCACCGCTGCGTGCTACACTTCTTCGCCAGCATGCAGGGCGAGATGCGGGCGCGGGGACTGCGCCGGGACTCTGCGTGTAGGGGTCCGGAGACCGCTGAGAAGCCCGAACCCCCAGAAGGCCTGGACGGTGGAAGTGGGAAGGCCCACCTGCGCGCAGTCTCCAGTCAGGAGCAGGTGGACCACCTCCTAAGCACCTGGTACTCCAGTAAACCACCTCTTGACCTCACAGcatcctctgggctctggggggGCGGCCTCAGCCACCGCGCCCCCACAGTGGTCCCGGGCACCAGGGCGTCCCCACACACCAATGTGTAA